The following are encoded together in the Arcticibacterium luteifluviistationis genome:
- the cobA gene encoding uroporphyrinogen-III C-methyltransferase produces the protein MKLSLIGAGPGDPDLITLKAIKTLAVADVILYDALANPCLLSYASKEAELIYVGKRLGQHSVSQDEINRIILQNTLSGKHVARLKGGDPVIFGRGFEEMDYVRAYGIETEIIPGISSSVAVPSLKGIPVTKRGMAESFWVITGHTKDRELPKDMELAAKSSATIVILMGISKIDEIMTIFSANGKEATPVAIIQNGTTPEEKTITGEVFNIAEKVKANNIKSPAIIVIGETVRLCPDYINSYLATNHLVENEKQAKHG, from the coding sequence ATGAAACTATCCCTTATAGGAGCAGGACCAGGCGACCCAGACTTAATCACACTAAAGGCTATCAAAACCTTAGCCGTGGCTGATGTAATACTATATGACGCCCTTGCCAACCCTTGCCTATTATCCTATGCATCCAAAGAGGCTGAGCTGATTTATGTAGGCAAAAGATTAGGGCAACACAGCGTATCACAAGACGAAATCAATAGAATAATACTTCAAAACACACTTTCCGGAAAGCATGTAGCTAGACTAAAAGGCGGCGACCCCGTAATTTTTGGAAGAGGTTTTGAAGAAATGGATTATGTACGTGCTTATGGCATAGAAACTGAAATCATTCCAGGAATATCAAGCTCTGTAGCGGTACCTTCTTTAAAAGGAATTCCAGTCACAAAACGCGGCATGGCAGAAAGTTTTTGGGTAATTACTGGCCATACCAAAGACAGAGAACTACCAAAAGACATGGAACTAGCAGCAAAATCATCTGCCACCATTGTCATCTTAATGGGGATAAGTAAGATTGACGAAATCATGACCATTTTTTCTGCCAACGGAAAAGAGGCAACACCCGTGGCTATTATACAAAATGGCACCACTCCTGAAGAAAAAACAATCACTGGAGAAGTTTTCAATATTGCCGAAAAGGTAAAAGCAAACAACATAAAAAGCCCCGCTATCATAGTTATAGGAGAAACCGTAAGGCTTTGCCCTGACTACATCAACAGCTATTTGGCCACAAACCACTTAGTAGAAAACGAAAAACAAGCAAAGCATGGTTAA